In one Mucilaginibacter sp. PAMB04168 genomic region, the following are encoded:
- a CDS encoding metallophosphoesterase translates to MKHLIIGDLHGKDVWQEININLYDKIVFVGDYVDHWTLPDSTIRLNLENIIKLKRKYMDKVELLLGNHDVQYLHYPLYLCSGFRPTMQRSLSFLFRKNSELFKVAYQQGNTIISHAGITNKWFSEFKSFRLVQQLQDEQNPVADLLNKIERTAHRWILHQAGSSRGGEGPGGVTWADRKELMADMLDGYHQIVGHTLVPEPEIVNEVGKSATFIDVLDKITYFHEVDL, encoded by the coding sequence ATGAAGCATCTTATTATTGGAGACCTGCATGGGAAAGACGTCTGGCAGGAGATCAACATCAATCTATATGACAAAATTGTATTTGTAGGAGACTACGTTGATCACTGGACCTTACCGGACAGCACCATACGTTTAAACTTGGAAAATATCATCAAACTAAAGCGTAAGTACATGGACAAGGTGGAATTGCTGCTGGGTAACCATGATGTGCAATACCTGCATTATCCGCTGTACTTGTGTTCAGGTTTTCGTCCAACTATGCAGCGGTCATTAAGCTTTTTGTTCAGAAAAAATAGTGAACTGTTTAAGGTGGCTTATCAGCAGGGAAATACAATTATCTCTCATGCAGGCATTACTAACAAATGGTTCAGCGAGTTTAAGAGTTTTCGGTTAGTCCAGCAATTGCAGGATGAGCAGAATCCGGTGGCTGATCTACTAAATAAAATTGAAAGAACGGCGCACCGGTGGATATTGCATCAGGCGGGAAGCAGCCGTGGCGGTGAAGGGCCGGGTGGTGTTACCTGGGCGGACCGGAAAGAACTGATGGCTGACATGCTGGATGGTTATCATCAGATCGTTGGTCATACCTTGGTTCCCGAACCCGAGATTGTAAATGAGGTGGGAAAGTCGGCCACCTTTATTGATGTATTGGATAAGATAACCTATTTTCATGAGGTCGATCTCTAA
- a CDS encoding helix-turn-helix domain-containing protein yields the protein MNPSELLTKKDLQDFKTELFEMLKPLLENRNLYQKKWLKTKDVREILDISHNTLQNLRVEGKLRFTKIGGILYYKPEDIDKMLASAEKKSPKRS from the coding sequence GTGAATCCTAGCGAATTATTAACGAAAAAAGACCTGCAAGACTTTAAAACTGAATTGTTCGAAATGTTGAAGCCCTTACTGGAGAACAGGAACTTGTACCAGAAGAAGTGGCTCAAAACCAAGGATGTCCGGGAAATCTTGGATATCTCCCATAACACGCTTCAAAACCTGCGCGTCGAAGGCAAATTAAGATTTACCAAGATTGGCGGCATCCTATACTATAAGCCCGAGGATATCGATAAAATGCTTGCTTCGGCTGAAAAAAAAAGCCCGAAGAGATCATAG
- a CDS encoding site-specific integrase yields MIEPFKTHSFAVLFYLKKRARDQNPQIPIYIRITVDGKRTEWSTGRHCLESEWDSYTRRSKGNKEHARSVNSWLDLLYSKAHACRQELYAAGKAFSPLHIRKMMQGEELEPPKMLSDVWDYHTGQIAGLLGKGYTPATLQKYKSVYRVLKKFLLLKTKNDDIKLDDIDYQLVRDFDYYLKVDYGVKINTAIQMVKKLRTMMKIANEIGWAKRNPFVAYRAKKEEIFREYLTSDELHELAVKKLPKKRLLLTRDLFLFSCYTGLSYADVVKLTRADIVKGEDGGIWLQTHRVKNNNRVRVPLLSPALKLIEHYKDFPRYLDEDFLLPKISNQRTNYYLKEIMKAMGWTKWLTFHCARHTFATTVTLTNGVPIETVGQMLGHKNIRSTQIYARVTDTKVSRDMKKLKKLYQGQPLVLVNEPH; encoded by the coding sequence ATCATAGAGCCGTTTAAAACGCACTCGTTTGCTGTTCTGTTCTATCTTAAGAAACGCGCACGGGACCAGAATCCGCAGATCCCTATATACATCCGCATTACGGTGGATGGAAAGCGCACGGAATGGTCAACCGGCAGGCATTGCCTCGAAAGTGAATGGGACAGTTACACCAGACGCTCGAAGGGCAACAAAGAACATGCACGCTCGGTCAACAGTTGGTTGGATCTCTTGTACTCCAAAGCGCATGCCTGCCGGCAGGAGCTATACGCTGCCGGTAAAGCCTTTTCCCCATTACACATTCGGAAGATGATGCAGGGCGAAGAACTGGAACCACCCAAAATGCTATCCGATGTATGGGACTACCACACCGGGCAAATTGCGGGCCTGTTGGGTAAAGGCTATACTCCGGCTACCTTGCAGAAATACAAATCGGTATACCGGGTGCTGAAAAAGTTCTTGCTGCTCAAGACGAAGAACGATGACATTAAACTGGATGATATCGACTACCAGCTGGTCAGGGACTTTGATTATTACCTGAAAGTAGATTATGGTGTCAAGATTAATACCGCTATTCAAATGGTCAAAAAGCTGCGTACGATGATGAAAATAGCTAATGAGATCGGTTGGGCCAAACGAAACCCTTTTGTGGCTTACCGGGCCAAAAAAGAGGAGATTTTCCGCGAATATCTGACCAGCGATGAGCTCCATGAACTGGCTGTCAAAAAGCTTCCTAAAAAGAGATTACTTCTGACCAGGGATTTGTTCCTGTTCAGCTGTTACACCGGGCTTTCTTATGCGGATGTGGTTAAGCTTACAAGAGCTGACATCGTTAAAGGTGAGGATGGCGGTATATGGCTTCAAACGCACCGGGTAAAGAACAATAACCGCGTACGTGTGCCGCTGCTATCCCCTGCGCTCAAGCTGATTGAGCACTACAAAGATTTTCCACGCTATCTGGATGAAGACTTTCTTTTGCCCAAGATCAGTAATCAGCGGACCAATTATTACCTAAAGGAGATTATGAAAGCAATGGGCTGGACAAAGTGGCTGACCTTTCATTGCGCCAGGCACACGTTCGCCACCACGGTGACGCTGACCAACGGCGTTCCGATAGAAACGGTAGGACAAATGCTCGGCCATAAGAATATCCGCTCTACGCAGATCTACGCCCGTGTAACGGATACCAAGGTGAGCCGGGATATGAAAAAGCTTAAGAAGCTCTATCAGGGTCAGCCGCTTGTTTTGGTTAACGAACCCCATTGA